In Myxococcales bacterium, the DNA window ATGACGATTTTCGACGGCCCATGGCCTCGTCCATCGACGCGACCACGTACTCCTCACGCTCTTCGTCGAAGCCCACGATGAGGCCTTCTTCGCCGCGCTTCAGCGCGCCACCCTCGACGCGAACGCGGAGCACGAGGTCGGCCCCCGTGTCCTTCACGACGGCCTCTCCGAAGGCGTGATCGGCCGTGCCCGTGCGGATCGTGCACGTCTTGCCGACGAGGTCCTTCGCGGACTTGGCCTTCTTGGTGGTGAGGAGCGGCGCGAGCGGCAGCGTCGCGAGCTTCGCGAGCGGCCACGCGAGGAGAGGGGCGACGCCGAACGCGAGGACGGCCTTCACCCACGTGGCGAGCTCGACGCCGGCCTTGCTCGCGCCCCAGAAGCCGACCAAACACGCGACCCACGCGAAGAACGACACGAGCGAGAACGACACGGTGACGGGCACGTCGCGCATGCGAAACGCCGCCAAAAAGCCGTGTAGCGGGCCTCCGTCGCCGTCCACGTCGAGGTCCGCGTCGGGGCCGTCGAGGTCCGCGTCCGCGTCGAGCTCGGGGCCGTGCCCACCTGCTCCCTCGAGCGCTCCTTTGATGGCCCCCGCCGTGCCTTCCGCTGCCCCGTCGGCGCCGCCGTCGACGCCCTCGCCGAGGTGCACGAGGCCGCTCATGACGAAGATCCAGTAGACGAGCGAGATCGCGACCAGCACGGTCCACACGGCCGTCGGGAACACGAGCAGGGCGCTCATGGGCTCCTCACGTCCTCACGGTGTCGGGCGCGCCCTCGACGGCGGCGTTCGCCTCGAGGAGCTCCGCGATGCGATCGAGCTTCTGCAAGAGGAGGGCGTGTTTCTCGTCCCTCGCGCGGTCGGTCTCGCGCTTCTCGGCGGCGGTCGCGTCGAGCGCGCGCGCGGCGAGGGCAGGGCCGAACGTCATGAGGAGGGTGCCGATCTG includes these proteins:
- a CDS encoding DUF1449 family protein → MSALLVFPTAVWTVLVAISLVYWIFVMSGLVHLGEGVDGGADGAAEGTAGAIKGALEGAGGHGPELDADADLDGPDADLDVDGDGGPLHGFLAAFRMRDVPVTVSFSLVSFFAWVACLVGFWGASKAGVELATWVKAVLAFGVAPLLAWPLAKLATLPLAPLLTTKKAKSAKDLVGKTCTIRTGTADHAFGEAVVKDTGADLVLRVRVEGGALKRGEEGLIVGFDEEREEYVVASMDEAMGRRKSS